A portion of the Vespa velutina chromosome 5, iVesVel2.1, whole genome shotgun sequence genome contains these proteins:
- the LOC124949504 gene encoding eukaryotic translation initiation factor 2D isoform X1 encodes MFIKPFKVKSNNQLKGTERKKLCEYVLSMYSCLTEETVQVLLPKKESITVMRIVTHNGQLCKLYCVARIPLFFQLEASSSMFFPTIYTLWHHPHLLHDFTMRIQVLPKLIEGADLMLPGLVVKEPITFYSYGKLAKGTPVSVNTEENKAPIAVGVTALSSEDMYLSAGRGKCIQIYHVMGDNLCQLGKSPVRPDLGLPNVSEEDQLDDNERDNEKSEITKNDSDDAKPLSNLINELEIGNDDVNADKIDSISQDIANEKEEQAESTTNTISGTSEFVDLTKEMDELLEYCFLKACKTTLKANDLPMLTSNFFKNHLLTACPPDKNIDIKKSRYKKLSVFLTDMKAKGLINTSVTKGVESLLSVEFKHPLLKELIINETSVPPEPVASNTVGVSDCYKVTTDVLPILSIYGYEKGDTIERRQIRECFTKYVKQENLQDGKILKLNPQLAGILKTKEHQETLSMEDGINKFVGRMTHMHQITLAGTTILHKGKLEPIDMRVTMRSGGKKVTLVNNLEAFGINSKDFSKECQNIGASATVTDDPGKKTPSVLVQGNQILYVYKLLTEKYGIKKTYIRGLEFAPKKYNANKKK; translated from the exons ATGTTTATTAAACCATTCAAAGTAAAATCTAATAACCAATTAAAGGGTACTGAAAG GAAAAAATTATGCGAATATGTATTATCAATGTATTCTTGTTTAACAGAAGAAACGGTACAAGTTTTGTtaccaaaaaaagaatcgattacTGTAATGAGAATAGTAACTCATAATGGTCAactatgtaaattatattgtgTTGCCAGAATACCATTATTCTTTCAATTAGAAGCATCCTCGTCAATGTTTTTTCCAACGATCTACACATTATGGCATCATCCACATTTATTACATGATTTTACTATGCGTATTCAAGTATTACCAAAATTGATTGAAGGAGCAGATTTGATGTTACCTGGATTAGTGGTAAAAGAACCAATAACATTCTATTCTTATGGTAAATTAGCAAAAGGTACACCGGTATCAGTGAACACAGAAGAAAATAAG GCACCAATAGCTGTTGGCGTTACTGCACTATCCAGCGaagatatgtatttatctgCAGGTCGTGGGAAATGTATACAAATTTATCATGTAATGGGTGATAATCTTTGTCAATTAGGAAAATCACCTGTTAGACCTGATCTTGGTCTTCCAAATGTTTCCGAAGAAGATCAATTAGATGACAATGaaagagataatgaaaaatcagaaattacaaaaaatgatTCTGACGATGCTAAACCATTgtctaatttaataaatgaattagaaaTTGGTAATGATGATGTTAATGCTGATAAAATAGATTCCATATCTCAA GATATTGCAAATGAAAAGGAGGAGCAAGCAGAAAGCACAACAAACACAATTTCTGGAACATCTGAATTTGTTGATCTTACAAAAGAAATGGATGAATTATTAGAGTATTGCTTTTTAAAAGCATGCAAAACAACGCTCAAAGCCAATGATCTGCCCATGTTAAcctctaatttttttaaaaatcatttattaacaGCCTGTCCACcggataaaaatatagatataaaaaaatcaagataCAAAAAGCTATCTGTTTTTCTGACAGACATGAAGGCTAAAGGACTTATTAATACTTCTGTGACAAAAGGAGTGGAAAGTTTATTGTCAGTGGag TTCAAACATCccttattaaaagaattaattatcaacGAAACATCGGTACCGCCAGAACCAGTTGCTTCAAATACAGTTGGTGTATCAGACTGTTATAAAGTAACTACTGATGTTTTaccaatattatcgatatacgGATACga AAAAGGCGACACTATAGAAAGACGACAAATCAGAGAGTGTTTTACAAAATATGTCAAACAAGAAAATCTTCAAGATGGAAA AATTCTGAAGCTAAATCCACAACTTGCTGGAATTTTAAAAACTAAAGAACATCAAGAAACTTTGTCAATGGAGGATGGAATTAATAAGTTTGTAGGTCGCATGACACATATGCATCAAATAACATTAGCTGGCACAACGATCTTACACAAAGGAAAATTGGAACCAATCGACATGAGAGTAACCATGAGATCAGGAGGGAAAAAA GTTACATTAGTAAATAATCTAGAAGCATTTGGAATAAACTCCAAAGACTTTAGTAAAGAGTGTCAAAATATTGGTGCAAGTGCTACGGTCACGGATGATCCTGGAAAAAAGACACCAAGCGTTTTAGTACAGGGAAATCAAATCTTGTATGTATACAAACTATTGACAG aAAAATATGGAATTAAGAAAACTTATATACGAGGTTTGGAATTTGCACCGAAAAAGTACAAtgccaacaaaaaaaaataa
- the LOC124949505 gene encoding PX domain-containing protein kinase-like protein isoform X2 yields the protein MALFEKRYTNKILLDDTEKLTSVIENARTIDGHTEYVIRVQRGPLPEKTWRVSKRYNDFVQLNAVLSLSGIDLPLPPKKIIGNMEPDFIAQRQLALQNYLNIVLMNPILASSLPMKKFLDPDNYTTPLHEIALQQVSLALRSDANFEVGKAIPDMGWRLRKYYYTVKNRQNPKQEYLLAWVEFGPDKHLQDKDMQGVFKSLGTLKHNYIEPIVHQHVTENGALMIRNFCPTGTLRDILCMTKPKQSFIKKYGNPKQVKSLTLSEVTTYGYQILEALSFLHEKGLPYGHLHTGNILLTQGCAKLLDIENGLLGLPAFYRPYVVQRRKLHATTQVDVYSFGHVLYEMAFGRPLLEAMCSEMPTCDITLKNLLEVILSPEALKQDLPKVQRLLEHPFFETVRRTNLAISSIEKPHFKLSNHLKEALQEAMNKAEQRLRDEQKVVRHQKRLVKVQELMSTEEEMKKRKQKLKKEQKLAQEQHMSNQLGTNGTKQVNGKSSERSDSPTSTSTATSVGTLTPPSLAGHKS from the exons atggCTTTATTTGAGAAGAGGtatactaataaaatattgttagaTGATACAGAGAAGTTGACAAGTGTCATTGAAAATGCTAGAACAATTGACGGGCATACG gAATATGTGATTAGAGTACAACGCGGTCCTCTACCTGAAAAAACGTGGAGAGTGAGCAAACGTTACAATGACTTCGTTCAACTTAATGCAGTTTTGTCATTATCAGGCATTGACCTGCCATTACCTCCTAAAAAGATCATTGGAAACATGGAGCCTGACTTTATAGCTCAACGTCAACTAGCTTtacagaattatttaaatatagtaCTAATGAATCCCATATTGGCATCATCTCTTcctatgaaaaaatttttagatcCTGATAATTATACAACACCGTTACATG AAATAGCACTACAGCAAGTATCATTAGCTTTACGCAGTGATGCTAATTTCGAAGTTGGAAAAGCTATTCCTGATATGGGATGGCggttaagaaaatattattatactgttAAGAATCGTCAAAATCCAAAGCAAGAATATTTACTTGCTTGGGTAGAATTTGGACCAGATAAGCATCTTCAGGACAAAGATATGCAAGGGGTTTTCAAAAGTCTGGGTACTTTGAAACATAATTACATTGAACCAATAGTTCACCAGCATGTAACAGAGAATGGAGCTCTtatgataagaaatttttgtcCAACGGGTACACTGCGTGATATACTTTGTATGACCAAACCTAAGCAGTCATTCATAAAAAAGTATGGAAATCCAAAACAAGTTAAATCACTCACATTATCTGAAGTTACTACTTATGGTTATCag ATATTGGAAGCATTAAGTTTTTTACATGAGAAAGGATTACCTTATGGGCATCTACATACAGGCAACATATTATTGACACAGGGATGTGCTAAGTTATTAGATATAGAAAATGGCCTTTTGGGTTTACCAGCATTTTATAGGCCTTATGTTGTTCAGAGACGAAAACTTCATGCCACG ACTCAAGTGGATGTCTATTCGTTTGGACATGTATTATATGAGATGGCATTTGGCAGACCATTATTAGAAGCAATGTGTTCTGAAATGCCAACTTGCGatataacattgaaaaatttactgGAGGTAATTTTATCACCAGAGGCTCTCAAGCAGGACTTACCTAAGGTTCAACGTTTGCTAGAGCACCCATTTTTTGAAACAGTGCGACGTACGAATCTCGCTATCAGTTCTATAGAAAAACCACATTTTAAACTTAGTAATCATTTGAAGGAAGCTTTACAAGAAGCAATGAATAAAGCAGAGCAAAGATTGAGAGATGAACAAAAGGTAGTTAGACATCAGAAAAGGCTTGTGAAAGTTCAAGAATTGATGAGCactgaagaagaaatgaaaaaacgaaaacagaAATTG AAAAAGGAGCAAAAATTAGCACAGGAACAACATATGTCTAATCAATTGGGAACAAATGGTACAAAACAAGTAAATGGTAAAAGTTCAGAAAGATCTGATAGCCCAACGAGTACATCTACTGCTACCAGTGTTGGAACATTAACGCCCCCATCGCTTG CTGGGCACAAAAGTTGA
- the LOC124949504 gene encoding eukaryotic translation initiation factor 2D isoform X2 translates to MFIKPFKVKSNNQLKGTERKKLCEYVLSMYSCLTEETVQVLLPKKESITVMRIVTHNGQLCKLYCVARIPLFFQLEASSSMFFPTIYTLWHHPHLLHDFTMRIQVLPKLIEGADLMLPGLVVKEPITFYSYGKLAKGTPVSVNTEENKAPIAVGVTALSSEDMYLSAGRGKCIQIYHVMGDNLCQLGKSPVRPDLGLPNVSEEDQLDDNERDNEKSEITKNDSDDAKPLSNLINELEIGNDDVNADKIDSISQDIANEKEEQAESTTNTISGTSEFVDLTKEMDELLEYCFLKACKTTLKANDLPMLTSNFFKNHLLTACPPDKNIDIKKSRYKKLSVFLTDMKAKGLINTSVTKGVESLLSVEFKHPLLKELIINETSVPPEPVASNTVGVSDCYKVTTDVLPILSIYGYEKGDTIERRQIRECFTKYVKQENLQDGKILKLNPQLAGILKTKEHQETLSMEDGINKFVGRMTHMHQITLAGTTILHKGKLEPIDMRVTMRSGGKKVSYISK, encoded by the exons ATGTTTATTAAACCATTCAAAGTAAAATCTAATAACCAATTAAAGGGTACTGAAAG GAAAAAATTATGCGAATATGTATTATCAATGTATTCTTGTTTAACAGAAGAAACGGTACAAGTTTTGTtaccaaaaaaagaatcgattacTGTAATGAGAATAGTAACTCATAATGGTCAactatgtaaattatattgtgTTGCCAGAATACCATTATTCTTTCAATTAGAAGCATCCTCGTCAATGTTTTTTCCAACGATCTACACATTATGGCATCATCCACATTTATTACATGATTTTACTATGCGTATTCAAGTATTACCAAAATTGATTGAAGGAGCAGATTTGATGTTACCTGGATTAGTGGTAAAAGAACCAATAACATTCTATTCTTATGGTAAATTAGCAAAAGGTACACCGGTATCAGTGAACACAGAAGAAAATAAG GCACCAATAGCTGTTGGCGTTACTGCACTATCCAGCGaagatatgtatttatctgCAGGTCGTGGGAAATGTATACAAATTTATCATGTAATGGGTGATAATCTTTGTCAATTAGGAAAATCACCTGTTAGACCTGATCTTGGTCTTCCAAATGTTTCCGAAGAAGATCAATTAGATGACAATGaaagagataatgaaaaatcagaaattacaaaaaatgatTCTGACGATGCTAAACCATTgtctaatttaataaatgaattagaaaTTGGTAATGATGATGTTAATGCTGATAAAATAGATTCCATATCTCAA GATATTGCAAATGAAAAGGAGGAGCAAGCAGAAAGCACAACAAACACAATTTCTGGAACATCTGAATTTGTTGATCTTACAAAAGAAATGGATGAATTATTAGAGTATTGCTTTTTAAAAGCATGCAAAACAACGCTCAAAGCCAATGATCTGCCCATGTTAAcctctaatttttttaaaaatcatttattaacaGCCTGTCCACcggataaaaatatagatataaaaaaatcaagataCAAAAAGCTATCTGTTTTTCTGACAGACATGAAGGCTAAAGGACTTATTAATACTTCTGTGACAAAAGGAGTGGAAAGTTTATTGTCAGTGGag TTCAAACATCccttattaaaagaattaattatcaacGAAACATCGGTACCGCCAGAACCAGTTGCTTCAAATACAGTTGGTGTATCAGACTGTTATAAAGTAACTACTGATGTTTTaccaatattatcgatatacgGATACga AAAAGGCGACACTATAGAAAGACGACAAATCAGAGAGTGTTTTACAAAATATGTCAAACAAGAAAATCTTCAAGATGGAAA AATTCTGAAGCTAAATCCACAACTTGCTGGAATTTTAAAAACTAAAGAACATCAAGAAACTTTGTCAATGGAGGATGGAATTAATAAGTTTGTAGGTCGCATGACACATATGCATCAAATAACATTAGCTGGCACAACGATCTTACACAAAGGAAAATTGGAACCAATCGACATGAGAGTAACCATGAGATCAGGAGGGAAAAAAGTAA GTTACATTAGTAAATAA
- the LOC124949505 gene encoding PX domain-containing protein kinase-like protein isoform X1, whose amino-acid sequence MALFEKRYTNKILLDDTEKLTSVIENARTIDGHTEYVIRVQRGPLPEKTWRVSKRYNDFVQLNAVLSLSGIDLPLPPKKIIGNMEPDFIAQRQLALQNYLNIVLMNPILASSLPMKKFLDPDNYTTPLHEIALQQVSLALRSDANFEVGKAIPDMGWRLRKYYYTVKNRQNPKQEYLLAWVEFGPDKHLQDKDMQGVFKSLGTLKHNYIEPIVHQHVTENGALMIRNFCPTGTLRDILCMTKPKQSFIKKYGNPKQVKSLTLSEVTTYGYQILEALSFLHEKGLPYGHLHTGNILLTQGCAKLLDIENGLLGLPAFYRPYVVQRRKLHATTQVDVYSFGHVLYEMAFGRPLLEAMCSEMPTCDITLKNLLEVILSPEALKQDLPKVQRLLEHPFFETVRRTNLAISSIEKPHFKLSNHLKEALQEAMNKAEQRLRDEQKVVRHQKRLVKVQELMSTEEEMKKRKQKLKKEQKLAQEQHMSNQLGTNGTKQVNGKSSERSDSPTSTSTATSVGTLTPPSLGFTEMPHGDVPVKNINPLPPASVSSGEVEAPIISKPGNERAALLGSICSFDKSKLRRIVNGNH is encoded by the exons atggCTTTATTTGAGAAGAGGtatactaataaaatattgttagaTGATACAGAGAAGTTGACAAGTGTCATTGAAAATGCTAGAACAATTGACGGGCATACG gAATATGTGATTAGAGTACAACGCGGTCCTCTACCTGAAAAAACGTGGAGAGTGAGCAAACGTTACAATGACTTCGTTCAACTTAATGCAGTTTTGTCATTATCAGGCATTGACCTGCCATTACCTCCTAAAAAGATCATTGGAAACATGGAGCCTGACTTTATAGCTCAACGTCAACTAGCTTtacagaattatttaaatatagtaCTAATGAATCCCATATTGGCATCATCTCTTcctatgaaaaaatttttagatcCTGATAATTATACAACACCGTTACATG AAATAGCACTACAGCAAGTATCATTAGCTTTACGCAGTGATGCTAATTTCGAAGTTGGAAAAGCTATTCCTGATATGGGATGGCggttaagaaaatattattatactgttAAGAATCGTCAAAATCCAAAGCAAGAATATTTACTTGCTTGGGTAGAATTTGGACCAGATAAGCATCTTCAGGACAAAGATATGCAAGGGGTTTTCAAAAGTCTGGGTACTTTGAAACATAATTACATTGAACCAATAGTTCACCAGCATGTAACAGAGAATGGAGCTCTtatgataagaaatttttgtcCAACGGGTACACTGCGTGATATACTTTGTATGACCAAACCTAAGCAGTCATTCATAAAAAAGTATGGAAATCCAAAACAAGTTAAATCACTCACATTATCTGAAGTTACTACTTATGGTTATCag ATATTGGAAGCATTAAGTTTTTTACATGAGAAAGGATTACCTTATGGGCATCTACATACAGGCAACATATTATTGACACAGGGATGTGCTAAGTTATTAGATATAGAAAATGGCCTTTTGGGTTTACCAGCATTTTATAGGCCTTATGTTGTTCAGAGACGAAAACTTCATGCCACG ACTCAAGTGGATGTCTATTCGTTTGGACATGTATTATATGAGATGGCATTTGGCAGACCATTATTAGAAGCAATGTGTTCTGAAATGCCAACTTGCGatataacattgaaaaatttactgGAGGTAATTTTATCACCAGAGGCTCTCAAGCAGGACTTACCTAAGGTTCAACGTTTGCTAGAGCACCCATTTTTTGAAACAGTGCGACGTACGAATCTCGCTATCAGTTCTATAGAAAAACCACATTTTAAACTTAGTAATCATTTGAAGGAAGCTTTACAAGAAGCAATGAATAAAGCAGAGCAAAGATTGAGAGATGAACAAAAGGTAGTTAGACATCAGAAAAGGCTTGTGAAAGTTCAAGAATTGATGAGCactgaagaagaaatgaaaaaacgaaaacagaAATTG AAAAAGGAGCAAAAATTAGCACAGGAACAACATATGTCTAATCAATTGGGAACAAATGGTACAAAACAAGTAAATGGTAAAAGTTCAGAAAGATCTGATAGCCCAACGAGTACATCTACTGCTACCAGTGTTGGAACATTAACGCCCCCATCGCTTG GTTTTACAGAAATGCCACATGGTGATGTACCTGTTAAAAACATCAATCCATTACCACCAGCGTCTGTGTCATCTGGTGAAGTAGAGGCCCCTATTATATCAAAACCAGGCAACGAACGTGCAGCTTTACTCGGAAGTATCTGTTCGTTTGATAAAAGTAAACTTCGTAGAATTGTCAATGGTAATCATTAG